From a single Paenibacillus sp. FSL W8-0426 genomic region:
- a CDS encoding LLM class flavin-dependent oxidoreductase, which translates to MTMLSKHEESKREELSFGWFLPTAGDGKYVGVAPEREPSLDYLVQVAQTAETAGFEFVLIPTGGACLDAWVVGSAVMSHTQTLRPLVAVRPGLVAPVLAARMGAALDQLSGGRAMINVVTGSSVKDLEELGDPLAHAHDERYERASEYMEVMKRSWTQASGLNLTEFAGSGAGEEEQGSQTEFNGKYYHFKTPVGMPETVQNPHPPFYLGGSSPIAKRIAVEHADTFLMWGEPHDWIQEQIEEIETIREQIRQETGQKRDMRYGMRAQVLVRETEEEAWAAAWEIISKVPPEAIEKAKAAFAETDATNQRRQNELRELSEKQQFVVGPNLWTGLSVVRSGGAILIVGTADQVAERLLEYADLGVKTFILSGYPHLEEAENFGRTTLPLIHSKWNERRKQHQPQS; encoded by the coding sequence ATGACCATGTTGAGTAAACACGAAGAGAGCAAACGCGAGGAATTGTCGTTCGGCTGGTTTTTGCCGACGGCGGGAGACGGAAAATATGTAGGCGTTGCGCCGGAAAGAGAGCCAAGCCTGGATTACCTGGTGCAGGTCGCTCAGACGGCGGAAACGGCCGGTTTTGAATTTGTGTTGATTCCGACGGGCGGAGCGTGTCTGGACGCATGGGTCGTCGGCTCGGCCGTCATGAGCCATACGCAGACATTGCGCCCGCTCGTCGCCGTGCGGCCCGGGTTGGTGGCTCCTGTACTCGCTGCCCGGATGGGGGCGGCTCTGGATCAGCTGTCCGGCGGACGGGCCATGATCAACGTGGTCACCGGAAGTTCGGTCAAAGATTTGGAAGAGCTCGGCGATCCGCTCGCTCATGCCCATGATGAACGTTATGAACGGGCGAGCGAATACATGGAAGTGATGAAACGTTCCTGGACCCAGGCATCCGGCCTGAACCTGACGGAATTTGCAGGCAGCGGAGCAGGCGAAGAAGAGCAGGGATCACAGACGGAGTTTAACGGGAAATATTACCACTTCAAAACGCCGGTAGGCATGCCGGAAACGGTGCAAAACCCGCACCCGCCCTTTTATTTGGGAGGCAGCTCGCCCATTGCCAAACGCATTGCGGTGGAACATGCGGACACGTTCCTGATGTGGGGAGAACCGCACGACTGGATTCAGGAACAGATCGAAGAAATTGAAACGATCCGCGAGCAGATCCGTCAGGAGACGGGGCAGAAGCGCGACATGCGTTACGGCATGCGGGCACAAGTGCTCGTGCGTGAAACCGAAGAAGAAGCATGGGCCGCCGCGTGGGAGATTATCAGCAAGGTGCCGCCTGAAGCGATCGAAAAAGCGAAGGCGGCATTTGCCGAGACAGATGCTACCAATCAGCGCAGACAGAACGAGCTGCGGGAGTTGTCCGAGAAACAGCAGTTTGTTGTTGGACCCAATCTCTGGACCGGATTGTCCGTCGTTCGTTCCGGGGGTGCCATTCTGATCGTAGGTACGGCGGACCAGGTTGCGGAACGGTTGCTGGAATATGCCGACCTTGGCGTGAAAACGTTCATCCTGTCGGGATACCCGCACCTGGAAGAGGCTGAGAATTTCGGCCGCACAACGCTTCCGCTCATCCACAGCAAATGGAACGAACGGCGTAAGCAACATCAGCCGCAGTCATAA
- a CDS encoding extracellular solute-binding protein: MKKHKKMLLPLVSLLILSIVLSACGSGAAEGGNGSSDSSGKVTISFIHWRGEDSEALNKTIAAFEQENPNIKVEMQTLPSDQYQSTVQSKLGDGSVGDVFTSFPGAQFEAFAKAGLFTDLTGSSFLSSYNPKLIEAGQKDGKQYAIPYQLVYNMPIYNVKLFEKYGLTPPKDWDGFLKAAQTLKDNGIIPIAFAGADIGPGQFMNTMVMNNAPSDDIFTKVEAGEAKLTDEFWVKTLTQIKELNDKGYFQPNALGTKDAAAGALFIQEKAAMLASGSYQLAQNKQQNPNLEQGLLAPITVSADQAKYEGVHTTTFMLAVNSKSKHPEEAKKFIEFLSKPDVAAEYANATGQNVTVDNVKYDSPELQVAGGWSGKKTVFQPRFTILNGDNQKAVTNSIQAVLSGTSPEEAAQQAQAIIDQNIGK, from the coding sequence ATGAAAAAACATAAAAAAATGCTGCTTCCCTTGGTCAGCCTGCTCATCTTGTCCATCGTGCTGTCCGCTTGCGGCAGCGGGGCGGCTGAAGGAGGAAACGGCTCCTCGGATTCTTCGGGCAAGGTGACGATCAGCTTCATTCACTGGCGCGGGGAAGACTCCGAGGCGCTGAACAAAACGATTGCCGCCTTCGAGCAGGAGAACCCGAACATCAAGGTGGAAATGCAGACCCTTCCTTCCGATCAGTATCAGTCCACGGTGCAGTCCAAGCTGGGTGATGGGTCGGTAGGCGACGTGTTTACTTCGTTTCCGGGCGCGCAGTTCGAGGCCTTTGCCAAAGCGGGACTGTTCACCGATCTGACGGGATCTTCCTTCCTGTCGTCTTATAATCCGAAACTGATCGAAGCCGGGCAGAAGGATGGCAAGCAGTATGCCATTCCATACCAGCTCGTGTACAACATGCCGATCTATAATGTCAAACTGTTCGAAAAATACGGCCTCACGCCGCCGAAAGACTGGGATGGTTTCCTAAAGGCAGCCCAAACGCTGAAGGATAATGGCATTATTCCGATTGCTTTTGCCGGAGCAGATATCGGACCAGGGCAATTCATGAACACGATGGTTATGAACAATGCGCCGAGTGACGACATTTTTACAAAAGTAGAAGCCGGCGAAGCCAAGCTGACCGACGAATTCTGGGTCAAAACGCTGACCCAAATCAAAGAATTGAACGACAAGGGATATTTCCAGCCGAACGCGCTCGGAACGAAAGACGCTGCGGCCGGAGCGCTCTTCATTCAAGAGAAAGCGGCCATGCTGGCCAGCGGTTCGTACCAGCTCGCACAGAACAAGCAGCAGAATCCGAATCTGGAACAAGGGCTGCTTGCTCCGATTACGGTCAGCGCCGACCAGGCCAAATATGAGGGCGTGCATACCACCACATTTATGTTGGCAGTGAACAGCAAATCCAAACATCCGGAGGAAGCGAAGAAGTTCATCGAGTTCCTGAGCAAGCCCGACGTGGCCGCCGAGTATGCCAATGCGACCGGACAGAACGTAACGGTGGACAACGTAAAATACGATTCGCCGGAGCTGCAGGTGGCAGGCGGCTGGTCCGGCAAAAAAACGGTATTCCAGCCGCGCTTTACGATTCTGAACGGGGACAACCAAAAGGCGGTCACCAACTCGATCCAGGCCGTGCTGAGCGGCACGTCTCCCGAAGAGGCGGCGCAGCAAGCCCAGGCGATCATTGATCAGAATATCGGGAAATAA
- a CDS encoding cell wall hydrolase, whose product MMNKLKSMKDLKKLIQLKNLKNARNTIDTNDMHNITANVLEHPSVTLQAASLEESMRPERGQARNKRPGRGAVLLGTCLLAAGLAFSVGAPSAGAQKLAQGVQSDQVLRLQEQLSDLGYFNAGLTGYYGTVTKSAVRNFQRHVGLSADGIAGPKTLTKLNAKIKAEGRTLRQLAKLIHGEARGESFEGQVAVGAVVLNRVQSDKFPSSISKVIFQKGQFTAIDDGQFNQKPSQTSYRAARAALNGSDPTNGALYYYNPKIATSVWSKSRPTLLTIGQHDFTR is encoded by the coding sequence ATGATGAACAAGCTGAAATCGATGAAAGATCTGAAAAAACTCATTCAACTCAAAAACTTGAAAAACGCGCGAAATACGATAGACACAAACGACATGCATAACATCACTGCGAATGTGCTGGAGCATCCATCGGTGACGCTTCAGGCAGCAAGCTTGGAAGAGTCCATGCGGCCGGAGCGCGGCCAAGCACGCAACAAACGCCCGGGGAGGGGGGCTGTACTGCTTGGCACATGCTTGTTGGCAGCAGGCCTGGCCTTCTCGGTGGGCGCACCTTCGGCGGGAGCCCAGAAACTGGCGCAGGGCGTGCAGAGTGATCAGGTGCTGCGGCTGCAGGAACAACTCAGCGACCTGGGTTATTTTAATGCAGGCTTGACCGGATATTACGGCACGGTGACTAAGAGCGCAGTACGTAATTTCCAGCGCCATGTCGGTCTGAGCGCGGACGGCATCGCTGGCCCGAAGACGTTAACCAAGCTGAACGCCAAAATAAAGGCTGAGGGTCGTACGTTGCGCCAGCTTGCCAAGTTGATTCACGGTGAGGCTCGGGGAGAATCGTTTGAAGGACAGGTGGCTGTCGGCGCGGTTGTGCTCAACCGTGTGCAGTCGGACAAGTTCCCGTCGTCCATTTCGAAGGTCATTTTCCAGAAAGGGCAGTTTACCGCGATTGATGACGGCCAGTTCAACCAGAAGCCGAGCCAAACGTCGTATCGTGCCGCCCGCGCCGCACTGAACGGTTCGGACCCGACGAACGGTGCGCTGTATTATTACAACCCGAAGATCGCAACGTCCGTGTGGAGCAAGAGCAGACCAACGCTGCTGACGATCGGGCAGCATGATTTTACGCGGTGA
- a CDS encoding MFS transporter — protein MSNLEVLRNPKQRKLLFSAGMSWLFDAMEVGMISFIVAALAKEWNLSAGQVGVLTSINSIGMALGALLAGALADRYGRRAILIWTLLIFTIASGLSALATGFAVLCVLRLVAGIGLGGELPVASTLVSESIPTKERGRAVVLLESFWAGGWIVSALVANFVIPEYGWRIAFAIGAVPAIYALYLRRVIQDPPRFKENTTIRKTTFREKVATVWSVPHRRTTLMLWILWFTVIFSYYGMFLWLPSVVMAKGFTLVKSFQYVLIMTLAQLPGYFTAAYFIERFGRKFVLVVYLTLTAVSAIAFGLATTEAAILTAGIFLSFFNLGAWGGLYAYSPELYPTSVRSTGVGLATSVGRIGGVIAPFMVGMLVQREVQISTIFTIFFVTILVGAAAVLFLGRETKGQELED, from the coding sequence ATGAGCAATCTGGAAGTATTGCGTAATCCCAAGCAGCGCAAGCTGCTATTCAGTGCCGGCATGAGCTGGTTGTTCGATGCGATGGAGGTAGGCATGATCTCCTTCATCGTGGCTGCGCTGGCCAAGGAATGGAACCTGAGCGCAGGTCAGGTGGGCGTGCTCACCAGCATTAATTCCATCGGCATGGCGCTTGGCGCGCTTCTTGCGGGAGCGCTTGCCGATCGCTACGGCCGCAGGGCGATCCTGATCTGGACGCTGTTAATTTTTACGATCGCGAGCGGGTTGTCCGCGCTCGCCACCGGATTTGCCGTGCTGTGCGTGCTGCGCCTCGTGGCCGGCATCGGTCTGGGCGGAGAGCTGCCGGTAGCTTCGACGCTGGTATCCGAGTCGATTCCGACCAAGGAACGCGGCCGGGCCGTCGTGCTGCTGGAGAGCTTCTGGGCGGGCGGCTGGATCGTATCCGCGCTGGTGGCGAACTTTGTCATTCCGGAATACGGCTGGCGCATCGCCTTTGCGATCGGTGCGGTGCCCGCAATCTATGCGCTTTATTTGCGCAGAGTCATCCAGGATCCGCCACGGTTCAAGGAGAACACGACGATCCGCAAAACGACGTTCCGCGAAAAAGTGGCTACTGTCTGGTCCGTTCCGCATCGCCGTACCACGCTGATGCTGTGGATTCTGTGGTTTACCGTCATTTTTTCGTATTACGGCATGTTCTTGTGGCTGCCTTCGGTCGTGATGGCCAAAGGGTTCACGCTGGTGAAGAGCTTCCAGTACGTGTTGATCATGACGCTGGCGCAGCTGCCGGGATATTTCACCGCTGCGTATTTCATTGAACGGTTCGGCCGCAAGTTTGTGTTGGTCGTTTACCTGACCCTGACCGCAGTGAGCGCGATCGCCTTTGGATTGGCAACGACGGAAGCGGCGATTTTGACGGCAGGGATTTTCCTTTCCTTCTTCAACCTCGGTGCATGGGGCGGGCTTTACGCCTACAGTCCGGAGCTCTATCCGACATCGGTGCGTTCCACGGGCGTGGGCTTGGCGACATCGGTCGGCCGGATCGGCGGTGTCATCGCCCCGTTCATGGTCGGCATGCTAGTGCAGCGAGAGGTGCAGATCAGCACGATTTTCACCATTTTCTTCGTCACCATCCTGGTCGGAGCCGCGGCGGTATTGTTCCTGGGCCGGGAAACCAAGGGACAGGAGCTGGAAGATTAG
- a CDS encoding carbohydrate ABC transporter permease, translating into MFKWFSRLILLIYALLVLVPLYFVFISSFKTSSHFFTSPFGWPDPFTWDNITGMFRNQPMWQYFGNSLIVTLSTVAIELLLSSMIAYAIVRWGGSVGKVVFAMFVAGLIVPSQVSMLPIYSLTRTLGWSDSLTGLIVVSAAMLMPVSVFMLTGFMRMLNAEILEAGSMDGASEWKLYTRIALPLAAPSLAATTTFLLVMVWNDLLIPMLMLSSKSKLTLPLALMQFRGEYVTNYPMLLAGVLITAVPMIALFVMLQRYFVAGMTAGSLKG; encoded by the coding sequence TTGTTCAAATGGTTTAGCCGCCTGATTCTGCTCATTTATGCACTGCTCGTTCTGGTGCCGCTGTACTTTGTATTCATCTCGTCGTTCAAAACAAGCAGCCATTTCTTCACGAGCCCCTTCGGCTGGCCGGACCCGTTCACATGGGATAACATCACGGGCATGTTTCGCAACCAGCCGATGTGGCAGTACTTTGGCAACAGCCTGATCGTCACGCTCTCGACCGTTGCGATCGAACTGCTGCTCAGCAGCATGATCGCCTACGCCATCGTCCGTTGGGGAGGCAGTGTGGGCAAGGTGGTGTTTGCCATGTTCGTGGCAGGGCTCATCGTACCTTCACAGGTCAGCATGCTGCCGATCTATTCCTTGACGCGCACGCTGGGGTGGTCGGATAGCCTGACCGGGCTGATCGTGGTATCCGCCGCGATGCTGATGCCGGTTTCCGTCTTTATGCTGACCGGGTTCATGCGCATGCTGAATGCCGAAATTTTGGAGGCAGGCAGCATGGACGGCGCGAGTGAGTGGAAGCTGTATACCCGCATCGCGCTGCCGCTGGCCGCGCCGTCCCTGGCGGCCACGACCACCTTTTTGCTCGTGATGGTCTGGAACGACCTGCTGATTCCGATGCTGATGCTGAGCAGCAAGTCCAAGCTGACGCTGCCGCTTGCGCTGATGCAGTTCCGGGGCGAGTATGTCACCAACTATCCGATGCTGCTCGCCGGCGTGTTGATCACGGCCGTTCCGATGATCGCGCTGTTCGTCATGCTGCAGCGGTATTTTGTGGCAGGCATGACGGCGGGATCGCTGAAAGGATAG
- a CDS encoding sugar ABC transporter permease — protein MKNRFQLSLFLLPGLLLYAALFVFPTLTGLFYSFTDWDGVSPSYAFVGLDNYKDSLGSIVFHKAFGNNVKFMLTVVIAQTFISLVLALLLVRNSKRSVVLRALYFLPAILSSVSVGLIWAFLYDPSIGLINYGLNEIGLTSMARNWIGDPSIAIYSIAFVQVWAHAGQMMIVFIAGLQSIPAELYEAARMDGGGRWQVFRNVTWPLLAPSATIVVAYTTIQSFKAFDLIFTMTDGGPNYATEILTTYIYHTAFGSYSFGLASAGSMIFLVLLALLTLLQFKALRADRVSY, from the coding sequence ATGAAAAATCGGTTTCAGCTATCCCTGTTCCTGCTGCCCGGGTTGCTGCTGTACGCTGCGCTGTTCGTATTTCCAACGTTGACGGGGCTGTTCTACTCCTTTACGGATTGGGACGGGGTTTCCCCGTCCTATGCATTTGTGGGGTTGGACAACTACAAGGACAGTCTCGGCAGCATCGTTTTCCACAAAGCCTTTGGCAACAACGTCAAGTTCATGCTGACGGTGGTCATCGCACAAACGTTCATTTCGCTGGTATTGGCATTGCTGCTCGTGCGCAATAGCAAAAGAAGCGTTGTATTACGGGCTTTGTATTTCCTGCCGGCCATTCTGTCCTCGGTATCGGTCGGCCTGATCTGGGCTTTCTTATATGATCCGTCCATCGGTTTGATCAACTACGGCTTGAATGAGATTGGCCTGACAAGCATGGCGCGCAACTGGATCGGCGATCCGTCCATCGCGATTTATTCCATTGCATTTGTACAGGTGTGGGCCCATGCCGGACAAATGATGATCGTTTTCATTGCTGGCCTGCAAAGCATCCCGGCCGAGTTGTACGAAGCGGCACGTATGGACGGAGGCGGCAGATGGCAGGTGTTCCGCAACGTGACCTGGCCGCTGCTCGCTCCATCGGCAACGATTGTGGTGGCGTATACGACGATTCAATCGTTCAAGGCGTTCGACCTGATCTTCACGATGACCGATGGTGGACCCAACTATGCGACCGAAATATTGACGACCTACATTTACCATACCGCCTTTGGCAGTTACTCGTTTGGTCTGGCCTCTGCGGGGTCCATGATCTTCCTGGTATTGCTTGCGCTGCTGACGCTCTTGCAATTCAAGGCACTGCGCGCCGATCGCGTCAGCTACTGA